A window from Acidithiobacillus sp. encodes these proteins:
- a CDS encoding efflux RND transporter permease subunit translates to MHFTEPFIRRPILAISLSLVLFFFGLRSLGLMPITEYPPTHSSMITVTTHYFGATPKTVNAFITAPLEKAVGQAPGINYMTAVSEDGISILTLYMRMGEDPNAALSQVQSKVNTVLNQLPKGVMQPVVQEMSGSGAYLMLLSYHGKGFNQQQITDYLTRVVQPAIQSVPGVGLTSILPPGTGPNGNTYAMRVWLNPQEMAVLGITPAQVSAALRQNDFVAAVGRLRGQYTAISLSANTALHSAAEFRNLVVATVHGVPIRLGQVAKVSLGAQTYDSSVMVDGQPAVNIGIQQAPGSNALKVSQGIQKVMAQLDSTMPPGMQGYTIYNGAQFVKSSLQEVEVNIALALLVVILVIYFFMGSWRALIVPVLAIPVAMVGAITILHALGYTLNLLTLLAMVLAIGLVVDDAIIVVENVHRHIENGATPLHAALASARELASPILVMATTLVAVFAPMAFIGGLVGHLFSEFAFTIVATVLLSMVAALTLAPMLASRVLKAGHEGRMAHLVDHVFGRLKALYGRTLFQSLRVWPATVTLALILTVGIYFLFSISQSELAPPANQGIVYVNGVAQPTATLEYMNAYDSYLTKTVFNKIDSRSHSFAVNGVGIGGMLLNNEVMAGVVLKPERGNVTTQQVKEKVQKLAEQVPGMKLSAFGLPPLPGAAVGLPVQFVITSTGGGYHPLDAVSGKLVQEARASGLFSFVCKNLKYNNQIQEIHINRQMAASFGLSMADIGQNLETLLGGNYVNYFDMDGLSYRVVPQVPPALRANPDFLKAYTIKTPSGAQVPLSTFVSLQSRPAPTFLPQFQQLPAVFIQANPAPGVSLGQALQFLRDHAQKILPAGDQIHYAGVSRQYMHQGSALVVTFGFALLMVLLLLAAQFNSFRDALVVLTAVPVALFGALLPISLGVSSINIYSEVGMVMLIGLIAKQGILIVQFARVMQEEKHFDRRHAVVEAATLRLRPILMTVAAMIAGAVPLLFASGGNADARFSMGLVIVSGLSFGSLVSLFVIPAFYVWFGQVVRKPERDLVV, encoded by the coding sequence ATGCATTTCACCGAACCCTTTATCCGCCGCCCCATCCTCGCCATTTCCCTGAGCCTGGTGCTGTTTTTCTTCGGGCTGCGCTCCCTCGGCCTGATGCCCATCACCGAGTATCCGCCCACCCACAGCTCCATGATCACAGTGACCACCCACTACTTCGGGGCGACCCCGAAGACCGTCAACGCTTTTATTACGGCGCCGCTGGAGAAAGCCGTCGGCCAAGCCCCCGGCATCAACTACATGACGGCGGTGAGTGAGGACGGCATTTCCATCCTCACCCTCTATATGCGCATGGGCGAAGATCCCAACGCGGCCTTGTCCCAGGTGCAGAGTAAGGTCAATACGGTCCTCAACCAGCTCCCTAAGGGGGTGATGCAGCCCGTGGTGCAGGAAATGTCCGGTTCCGGTGCCTACCTGATGTTGCTGAGCTACCATGGTAAAGGCTTCAATCAGCAGCAGATCACCGACTACCTGACCCGCGTGGTGCAGCCCGCCATTCAGTCGGTGCCAGGGGTGGGGCTGACTTCCATTCTGCCACCGGGCACCGGTCCCAACGGTAATACCTACGCCATGCGCGTCTGGCTGAATCCCCAGGAAATGGCCGTGCTGGGCATTACCCCCGCGCAGGTCAGTGCCGCACTGAGGCAGAATGATTTTGTTGCGGCGGTTGGGCGTCTGCGCGGTCAGTACACGGCGATTTCCCTGAGTGCCAACACCGCCTTGCACAGCGCCGCCGAGTTCCGCAATCTGGTGGTGGCGACGGTACATGGGGTGCCGATTCGTCTGGGACAGGTGGCCAAAGTTTCCCTGGGCGCCCAGACCTATGATTCATCGGTGATGGTGGACGGCCAGCCTGCGGTCAATATCGGCATCCAGCAGGCCCCCGGCAGTAACGCCCTGAAAGTGTCTCAGGGTATTCAAAAAGTCATGGCTCAGTTGGACTCGACTATGCCGCCGGGTATGCAGGGCTACACCATTTACAATGGCGCGCAATTCGTCAAAAGCTCCTTGCAGGAAGTGGAAGTCAATATCGCCCTCGCGCTGCTGGTGGTCATCCTGGTGATCTACTTCTTCATGGGCTCATGGCGAGCGCTGATCGTGCCGGTGCTCGCCATCCCAGTGGCGATGGTGGGGGCGATCACCATCCTCCATGCCCTCGGTTACACGCTGAATTTGCTTACCTTGCTGGCCATGGTGCTGGCCATCGGGCTGGTGGTGGATGACGCCATTATTGTGGTCGAAAACGTCCACCGACATATTGAAAACGGTGCCACGCCTTTGCACGCCGCCTTGGCCAGCGCCCGTGAACTGGCCAGCCCCATCCTGGTCATGGCGACGACGCTGGTGGCGGTTTTTGCGCCCATGGCCTTCATCGGCGGTCTGGTGGGGCATTTGTTCAGCGAATTCGCCTTTACCATTGTCGCCACGGTGCTGCTATCCATGGTGGCCGCCCTGACCCTCGCCCCCATGCTCGCCTCGCGGGTCCTGAAGGCCGGGCACGAAGGCCGGATGGCGCATCTGGTCGACCACGTTTTCGGGCGGCTCAAGGCCCTGTATGGGCGCACCTTGTTTCAGAGCCTACGGGTCTGGCCGGCGACGGTGACGCTGGCGCTGATCCTCACCGTCGGCATTTATTTCCTCTTCTCCATCAGTCAGAGCGAGCTCGCCCCGCCGGCCAATCAGGGCATCGTCTATGTCAACGGCGTCGCCCAGCCGACCGCGACCCTGGAGTACATGAATGCCTACGATAGTTACCTGACCAAGACGGTTTTCAATAAAATCGATAGTCGCAGCCACAGCTTCGCGGTCAATGGGGTGGGTATCGGCGGCATGTTGCTGAACAACGAGGTGATGGCGGGGGTGGTGCTCAAACCCGAGCGCGGCAATGTCACTACGCAGCAGGTCAAGGAGAAGGTGCAGAAACTGGCCGAGCAGGTGCCGGGCATGAAGCTTTCCGCCTTCGGCTTGCCGCCCTTGCCGGGAGCAGCCGTAGGGCTGCCGGTGCAGTTTGTGATCACCAGTACCGGCGGCGGTTATCATCCACTGGATGCGGTCTCCGGCAAGCTGGTACAGGAGGCCAGAGCCAGCGGTTTGTTCTCCTTCGTCTGCAAAAATCTGAAGTACAACAATCAGATCCAGGAAATTCATATCAACCGGCAGATGGCGGCCTCCTTCGGCCTGAGCATGGCGGATATCGGGCAGAATCTGGAAACCCTGCTGGGTGGTAACTATGTCAATTATTTCGACATGGACGGCCTCAGCTACCGCGTCGTGCCCCAGGTACCGCCCGCGCTACGCGCCAATCCGGATTTCCTGAAGGCCTACACCATCAAGACGCCATCCGGCGCGCAAGTGCCACTGTCCACCTTTGTCTCCCTGCAGTCGCGACCGGCACCCACCTTCCTGCCGCAGTTCCAGCAGTTGCCTGCGGTCTTCATTCAGGCGAATCCGGCACCGGGGGTGTCTTTGGGCCAAGCCCTGCAATTCCTGCGGGATCATGCCCAGAAAATCCTGCCCGCCGGAGATCAGATCCACTATGCCGGTGTCTCTCGTCAGTACATGCATCAGGGCAGTGCGCTGGTGGTCACCTTCGGTTTTGCGTTGTTGATGGTCCTGCTGCTGCTGGCGGCGCAATTCAACAGCTTCCGCGACGCCCTGGTGGTGCTCACCGCCGTGCCCGTCGCCCTTTTCGGGGCCTTGCTGCCCATCAGTCTGGGGGTCTCTAGTATCAATATCTACTCCGAGGTGGGGATGGTCATGCTCATCGGCCTGATCGCCAAACAGGGCATTCTTATCGTGCAATTTGCCCGTGTCATGCAGGAGGAAAAGCATTTCGACCGACGCCATGCGGTGGTGGAAGCGGCAACTCTGCGCTTACGCCCCATCCTCATGACGGTAGCGGCGATGATCGCCGGCGCCGTACCCCTGCTTTTCGCCAGTGGCGGTAATGCCGATGCGCGGTTCTCCATGGGACTGGTCATTGTCAGCGGTCTGAGCTTCGGGTCGCTGGTTTCGCTCTTTGTGATCCCGGCGTTTTATGTGTGGTTCGGGCAGGTGGTGCGGAAGCCGGAGAGGGATTTAGTGGTGTAG
- a CDS encoding efflux RND transporter periplasmic adaptor subunit, with the protein MKKVFFLLGIVVVLLFGGVYGWYQWRQGQLQARLAAAANPAVTVSATRVQSQSMAGELTAVGEIVPQQGAVLSPQTGGVVQCIGFHSGATVQKGQLLLSLDPGALPGQLQAAQARAALAQVDYQRAEKVFAIHGISTAALDKARYGASAAQAQVTALQESLADTQIRAPFAGVLGLRTVNPGEYIHAGMPVVHIENLQQLYADFTVPQRDVQAVQVGAPVRIDVHNGGTLRHYHAKVQAVASHVDAQNRAVSVRALLDAAQGLKPGMFVRIVLQKEAPTARLMIPMVAVSFNTYGDFVYVLTPGGPDKTLIAKEQPVTTGMQRGNEVVIRSGLKAGDLVVTAGQVKLHSGDHVRINNAVHL; encoded by the coding sequence ATGAAGAAGGTCTTTTTCTTACTGGGTATCGTCGTCGTGCTGCTCTTCGGCGGTGTCTATGGCTGGTACCAATGGCGTCAGGGTCAGTTGCAGGCCCGCCTTGCGGCTGCCGCCAACCCGGCGGTCACCGTTTCCGCCACCCGCGTGCAGAGCCAGTCGATGGCGGGCGAGCTGACTGCCGTTGGCGAAATCGTGCCGCAACAGGGAGCGGTGCTCAGCCCGCAGACCGGCGGCGTGGTGCAGTGTATCGGTTTCCACTCCGGTGCCACGGTACAGAAAGGACAGTTGCTCCTATCCCTGGACCCTGGCGCTCTGCCCGGCCAGTTACAGGCCGCGCAGGCCCGGGCCGCCCTCGCCCAGGTAGACTACCAGCGCGCCGAGAAGGTCTTCGCCATCCACGGCATCTCCACCGCCGCATTGGATAAGGCCCGCTATGGTGCGAGTGCGGCACAGGCTCAGGTGACGGCCTTGCAGGAATCGCTGGCGGATACGCAGATCCGTGCGCCCTTCGCCGGGGTACTGGGCTTGCGTACCGTTAATCCGGGTGAATATATCCACGCCGGTATGCCGGTGGTGCACATCGAAAACCTGCAGCAGCTCTATGCCGACTTCACCGTACCCCAGCGGGATGTGCAGGCGGTACAGGTTGGCGCGCCGGTGCGGATTGACGTGCATAACGGCGGCACCCTGCGTCATTACCACGCCAAAGTGCAGGCTGTCGCCAGTCATGTCGATGCGCAAAACCGCGCGGTCAGCGTCCGCGCCCTCCTTGATGCAGCACAAGGCCTGAAGCCCGGCATGTTCGTCCGCATCGTCCTGCAAAAAGAAGCCCCCACGGCGCGCCTGATGATTCCCATGGTGGCGGTGAGCTTTAACACCTACGGGGATTTTGTCTACGTGCTGACCCCCGGTGGCCCGGATAAGACCCTCATCGCCAAAGAACAGCCGGTGACAACGGGTATGCAGCGTGGCAACGAAGTGGTTATCCGCTCCGGCCTGAAGGCTGGGGATCTGGTGGTCACCGCGGGACAGGTCAAGCTGCACAGCGGCGACCACGTGCGCATCAATAACGCCGTGCATCTCTGA
- a CDS encoding efflux transporter outer membrane subunit produces the protein MKNARYPHGQGQQKAGRSAPGMARLGILLGLVAAAGCAVGPQLGAPAVPAPKTYNAHPIDMRSAQQQVRWTTQEAQAWWSLFRSTPLNDYIRQAMQANPDVQAARVALAREQSLIAVAQGGLLPSVGAGAGVGRGRAQRTGANGGASYRIPGNLYSLLLGTIDVHYNPDVFGRQADLVHAAKAQAAVSRASLHQSEVFLAAAVSRAVISGAAAQAQLNAAQQIAAADAHLLHLLQQEYQLGYQNLQSVDQQEAITAAAQARIAPLQADVAAARHGLAALLGQSPDADLSMPTLASLRLPASLPTTLPSALAEQRPDIQAATAELKVAAAQADVATADLYPQFNITADIGKAAMTGGMFFNPISTLWSLGAGIAAPIYNGGALHAQRRAALDQYKVVSDRYRGTVLNAFREVADTLRALQGADAAYQHHLVAQKAAGAALHLAEARYRDGATDYATVLDAEIAYQQDTVAAITARSQRYLDSVALFVALGDGWRPDATDATATDAKTHSIVQNAQGAPA, from the coding sequence ATGAAAAACGCCAGGTATCCGCACGGCCAGGGGCAGCAGAAAGCGGGGCGTTCAGCTCCGGGTATGGCCCGGCTGGGTATCCTGCTCGGGCTTGTCGCTGCGGCGGGCTGCGCTGTCGGGCCGCAGCTTGGCGCACCTGCTGTGCCGGCGCCCAAGACCTATAACGCCCACCCCATAGATATGCGCAGTGCTCAGCAGCAGGTCCGGTGGACCACGCAGGAGGCACAGGCCTGGTGGTCGCTCTTTCGTTCGACGCCGTTGAATGACTATATCCGCCAGGCCATGCAGGCCAACCCGGATGTACAGGCGGCGCGGGTGGCCCTGGCGCGCGAGCAGTCCTTGATCGCGGTGGCCCAGGGCGGACTGCTGCCCAGCGTGGGCGCAGGTGCCGGAGTCGGTCGCGGGCGGGCACAACGGACCGGCGCGAACGGCGGGGCGAGCTACCGCATTCCCGGTAATCTCTACAGCCTGCTGCTAGGCACTATCGACGTCCACTACAACCCCGATGTGTTTGGTCGGCAGGCCGACCTGGTCCATGCCGCCAAGGCCCAGGCGGCGGTCAGCCGCGCCAGTCTGCATCAGAGTGAAGTCTTTTTGGCGGCGGCGGTGAGCCGGGCGGTGATCAGCGGCGCGGCGGCGCAGGCGCAGCTTAATGCCGCCCAACAGATTGCCGCCGCCGATGCGCATCTGCTGCATCTGCTGCAGCAGGAATATCAACTGGGTTATCAGAACCTGCAAAGTGTGGATCAACAGGAGGCCATTACCGCAGCGGCGCAGGCGCGCATTGCCCCCTTGCAGGCGGATGTGGCGGCGGCGCGCCATGGCCTGGCGGCCTTGCTGGGCCAGTCTCCCGATGCAGACCTGTCGATGCCGACACTCGCCAGCCTGCGATTACCTGCCAGCCTGCCCACCACCCTGCCTTCGGCTTTGGCCGAGCAGCGCCCGGATATTCAGGCGGCAACGGCGGAGTTGAAGGTAGCGGCGGCGCAGGCGGATGTGGCCACCGCCGATCTCTATCCGCAGTTTAATATCACGGCGGACATCGGTAAGGCGGCCATGACGGGGGGGATGTTCTTCAACCCCATTTCGACCCTCTGGTCGCTGGGGGCGGGGATAGCGGCGCCGATTTATAACGGCGGCGCGCTGCACGCTCAACGCCGCGCGGCCCTCGATCAGTACAAAGTGGTTAGTGATCGCTATCGCGGCACCGTGCTTAATGCCTTCCGCGAAGTGGCCGATACCTTGCGTGCTTTGCAGGGCGCCGATGCGGCCTATCAGCACCATCTGGTTGCGCAAAAGGCCGCGGGAGCCGCTCTGCATCTGGCCGAAGCCCGCTACCGCGACGGGGCCACCGACTATGCCACGGTGCTCGATGCCGAGATCGCCTATCAGCAGGATACCGTCGCCGCCATCACCGCGCGCAGTCAGCGTTATCTGGACAGCGTTGCGCTCTTTGTCGCCCTGGGCGATGGCTGGCGGCCTGATGCCACCGATGCCACGGCTACTGATGCCAAAACCCATTCTATCGTTCAAAACGCGCAAGGAGCCCCTGCATGA
- a CDS encoding response regulator → MDTQKQILVVDDDLRLRSLVESHLQGFGFAVRGINDGRQIDSLLAETPVDLIVLDLGLPHEDGLQICRRLRQHHDVPILMLTARGDEIDRILGLEMGADDYLAKPFHPRELVARIQAILRRTRAAVPRSDAVTAPFQCGPFTVDMGRQEIQLGGQSLSLTSAEFQTLATLIQHEGQPLTREKLMWLTRGRHLENDDRSMDMQISRLRRLLDNIPGRPRHIRTVWGHGYLFVAEP, encoded by the coding sequence ATGGACACACAGAAACAGATTTTGGTCGTCGACGATGACCTGCGCCTGCGCAGCCTGGTGGAGTCGCACCTGCAGGGTTTTGGCTTTGCGGTGCGTGGCATCAATGACGGTCGGCAGATCGACAGTCTGCTTGCCGAAACTCCGGTTGATCTGATCGTTCTCGATCTCGGGCTGCCCCATGAAGACGGTCTGCAAATCTGCCGACGGCTGCGCCAGCATCACGATGTCCCCATCCTCATGCTCACCGCGCGCGGCGATGAAATAGACCGTATCCTGGGCCTGGAGATGGGCGCCGACGACTATCTCGCCAAGCCCTTTCACCCCCGCGAACTGGTGGCCCGCATCCAGGCGATCCTACGCCGCACCCGCGCTGCCGTCCCCCGCTCCGACGCGGTAACAGCCCCCTTCCAATGCGGCCCATTCACCGTGGACATGGGCCGGCAAGAAATTCAACTTGGCGGACAGAGCTTGTCTCTCACCAGCGCCGAGTTCCAGACCCTGGCGACGCTCATTCAGCATGAAGGCCAGCCGCTGACCCGCGAAAAGCTGATGTGGCTGACCCGCGGCCGCCACCTCGAAAACGACGATCGCAGCATGGATATGCAGATTTCCCGCCTGCGCCGCCTGCTCGACAACATCCCCGGCCGACCTCGGCATATCCGCACGGTCTGGGGTCATGGCTACCTGTTTGTCGCGGAACCCTGA
- a CDS encoding ATP-binding protein gives MRSFWPRSTLWRTVLLLAVLLLGTQGAVYVLFHQYVLNPAAERFAEFLWETDHALIAADADHTPVGTLQWRSSHDLPGAPASNYFLRQSASYLAQIAPGAALRVGPSDADATWMWIRGSHHQPWLGMRISPMNFGGQGFMFMRLGVIALCTLLGAWLIVRQINHPLARLAAEAARIGRGDMPESLEPIGGPLEVRHLEQAITSMANDLHRLHEERTLLLTGISHELRTPLSRLLLTLHLQDHDLLAEKAAMLVDVSEMDETIDKFLTLVRSGDQEKVIQLEVSDWVAEMAETAQERYGLEIQVAHPAGAVVLPPLSCRPLALERVFRNLFDNVRRYGGGRLDMQIVRHPAGTEICLRDHGPGVPKRDIGPMNNGTLPRQSGHGSGIGLRICQHIMTLHGGILRFANAETGGLIAHLTFPDKKN, from the coding sequence ATGCGCAGCTTCTGGCCGCGTAGCACCCTGTGGCGGACCGTGCTCCTGCTGGCGGTTCTGCTGCTGGGGACCCAAGGCGCCGTCTATGTCCTATTTCATCAATATGTGCTGAATCCTGCCGCCGAACGCTTCGCGGAGTTTCTCTGGGAGACTGACCACGCCCTGATTGCCGCCGACGCCGATCACACACCAGTCGGTACCCTGCAATGGCGGTCGTCCCATGATTTGCCGGGCGCGCCCGCCAGCAACTATTTTTTGCGCCAAAGCGCCAGTTACCTCGCGCAAATTGCCCCCGGCGCGGCGCTACGCGTCGGCCCCAGTGATGCCGATGCCACCTGGATGTGGATTCGCGGCAGCCACCATCAGCCCTGGCTGGGCATGCGCATCTCCCCCATGAATTTCGGCGGACAGGGCTTCATGTTTATGCGCCTCGGCGTCATCGCCCTCTGTACCCTGCTCGGCGCCTGGCTCATCGTGCGCCAGATCAACCACCCCCTGGCCCGATTAGCGGCAGAAGCAGCGCGCATTGGCCGGGGCGATATGCCGGAGTCTCTGGAGCCCATTGGCGGTCCCCTGGAAGTGCGTCACCTGGAGCAAGCCATTACCAGTATGGCTAACGATCTGCACCGCCTGCACGAAGAACGCACCCTGCTGCTCACCGGCATCTCCCACGAATTGCGCACCCCCCTGTCGCGCCTGCTGCTGACTTTGCACCTTCAGGACCACGATTTGCTGGCTGAAAAAGCCGCCATGCTGGTGGACGTCAGCGAAATGGATGAGACTATCGACAAATTTTTGACCCTGGTGCGTAGCGGAGACCAGGAAAAGGTCATCCAGCTGGAGGTAAGCGACTGGGTGGCTGAGATGGCCGAGACGGCCCAGGAACGCTACGGCCTGGAAATACAGGTAGCGCATCCTGCCGGGGCGGTCGTGCTGCCCCCCCTGAGCTGTCGCCCTTTGGCGCTGGAAAGAGTGTTCCGCAATCTCTTTGACAACGTTCGGCGTTACGGTGGTGGACGCCTGGATATGCAGATCGTCCGCCATCCGGCCGGCACCGAAATCTGTCTGCGCGACCATGGCCCCGGCGTGCCCAAACGAGATATCGGACCGATGAACAACGGCACCTTACCGCGCCAGTCCGGGCATGGTTCCGGCATCGGCCTGCGAATTTGTCAGCATATCATGACGCTGCATGGTGGCATTCTCCGCTTCGCCAATGCCGAAACGGGTGGTTTGATCGCTCACCTGACATTTCCCGACAAAAAGAACTAG
- a CDS encoding NRAMP family divalent metal transporter: protein MSSTPAPGKTSTPAHRSRWGIFLAVLGPGLVVMLADTDVGSIITAAQSGAQWGFKLLLLQFILMPILYIVQELTVRLGIFTGKGHGELISETFGKGWAYLSVAGLSIATTGALLTEFSGVAGVSHLYGLSRWVGVTLAAATLLTIVWTGSYRRVERIALIMGLFELVFFGIAWASHPSIHEILDGLLHAPITNDNYMMLVAANIGAVIMPWMVFYQQSAVADKGLHPEHYRHARWDTAFGAIVTQAVMAAVLIATAATIGRLNPNAPLNTVQQLSEAIIPYLGDTWGRIVFSLGILGAGMVAAIVASLAGAWGWGEVTGFRHSLEHHPKDAPWFYGVYTAIIVAGAAAVIIIPDLVSLDIGVEVMNALLLPLVLGFLVALSIKALPAEHRLRGPYLWLVLFVVMLAGGLGVYGGLTSIPGW from the coding sequence ATGTCGTCAACACCTGCCCCCGGCAAAACCAGCACACCCGCTCATCGTTCTCGCTGGGGAATTTTCCTGGCGGTGCTGGGACCCGGTTTGGTGGTCATGCTCGCCGATACCGATGTCGGCAGCATCATCACCGCCGCGCAGAGTGGCGCACAATGGGGCTTCAAGCTGCTGCTCCTGCAATTCATCCTCATGCCTATCCTCTATATCGTGCAGGAACTGACGGTACGTCTCGGCATTTTTACCGGCAAAGGCCACGGCGAACTGATTAGCGAAACCTTCGGGAAAGGCTGGGCTTACCTCTCCGTCGCGGGTCTTAGCATCGCCACCACCGGTGCCCTGCTGACGGAGTTTTCGGGGGTCGCGGGCGTCAGTCATCTCTATGGCCTGTCGCGCTGGGTCGGGGTCACCCTGGCGGCGGCTACCCTGCTGACCATCGTCTGGACCGGCTCATACCGGCGTGTGGAACGCATCGCCCTGATCATGGGCCTCTTTGAACTGGTCTTTTTTGGTATCGCCTGGGCCAGTCATCCCAGCATCCATGAAATCCTGGATGGCCTGCTGCACGCGCCCATCACCAACGACAATTACATGATGCTGGTCGCCGCCAATATTGGTGCCGTCATTATGCCATGGATGGTGTTCTATCAGCAGTCGGCGGTGGCCGACAAGGGTCTGCACCCCGAACATTACCGTCATGCCCGCTGGGATACAGCCTTTGGTGCGATCGTTACACAGGCCGTCATGGCGGCGGTGCTGATCGCGACGGCAGCCACCATTGGCCGCCTGAACCCCAACGCACCTCTCAATACGGTGCAACAACTCTCGGAGGCCATTATTCCTTACCTCGGTGACACCTGGGGACGGATTGTGTTTTCCCTGGGCATCCTCGGGGCAGGCATGGTGGCGGCCATTGTCGCCTCCCTCGCCGGGGCCTGGGGTTGGGGGGAAGTCACCGGCTTTCGCCACTCACTGGAGCATCACCCCAAAGATGCGCCCTGGTTTTACGGGGTTTACACCGCCATCATCGTGGCTGGCGCCGCGGCGGTGATCATTATCCCCGATCTCGTCAGCCTCGACATCGGCGTCGAAGTGATGAATGCACTGCTCCTGCCCCTGGTGCTGGGTTTTTTGGTCGCCCTGTCCATCAAGGCGCTGCCCGCCGAACACCGCTTGCGCGGCCCTTACCTCTGGCTGGTGCTGTTTGTGGTGATGTTGGCAGGCGGGTTGGGGGTTTATGGAGGGTTGACCAGCATTCCGGGTTGGTGA
- a CDS encoding PspA/IM30 family protein, giving the protein MSIFKHAANILEAKVNKLLSRAEDPAETLDLSYEKMLTSLQEAKRHLADVVTERVSLENQIAQAQKLAARAEDDARMALNANREDLARSALTEKQAEAQKITALQQAHDTVAAQAQKLMDYEHALQERIEQFRTQKEVMKSQMAAAQAQVKVTESLTGLGHGLDGAGDALRRVQDRTAHEQAKAQALDGLLESGIMNDPLDHRTQTEREMDKLRATSGVDDDLTRLKAERAAKQD; this is encoded by the coding sequence ATGTCCATTTTCAAGCACGCCGCCAATATTCTGGAAGCCAAAGTCAACAAACTGCTCAGTCGGGCCGAAGACCCCGCCGAAACCCTGGACCTCTCCTACGAAAAGATGCTGACCAGCCTGCAAGAGGCCAAGCGCCACCTGGCCGACGTGGTCACCGAACGGGTATCCCTGGAAAACCAGATCGCGCAGGCGCAAAAGCTGGCCGCCAGGGCGGAAGATGATGCCCGTATGGCCCTCAATGCCAACCGCGAAGACCTGGCACGCAGTGCACTGACGGAAAAGCAGGCTGAAGCGCAGAAAATCACGGCGCTGCAACAGGCCCACGACACCGTCGCCGCCCAGGCCCAAAAGCTTATGGATTATGAGCACGCACTCCAAGAGCGCATTGAGCAGTTCCGCACCCAGAAAGAAGTGATGAAGAGCCAGATGGCGGCGGCGCAGGCGCAGGTGAAAGTCACCGAATCCCTCACCGGGTTGGGTCACGGTTTGGATGGTGCCGGAGATGCGTTGCGCCGGGTGCAGGACCGCACCGCGCATGAGCAGGCCAAGGCCCAGGCCCTGGACGGTCTGCTGGAGTCAGGCATCATGAACGACCCCCTGGACCATCGCACCCAAACGGAGCGAGAAATGGACAAGCTCCGCGCCACCAGCGGTGTCGACGACGACCTCACCCGCCTCAAGGCCGAACGGGCGGCGAAGCAGGACTAA
- a CDS encoding DUF4124 domain-containing protein: protein MIWATLVGSLTTIPIASGAPIYRWVSPNGVVSYGDRPPRGAQKIQAIPPAPPPIAPTKPGPTAKEEAPSGASETQAAIARLNLLAAMNNYQNSLQTTRTPPPQNVYLPGFIGPYFPYGPHRFRERHPPHYRRQATPPSRRPSMVLLPPPAPPSAYSSPVLIP, encoded by the coding sequence ATGATATGGGCCACCCTTGTCGGGAGCCTCACCACTATCCCGATTGCATCGGGAGCCCCTATTTACCGATGGGTCTCGCCTAATGGCGTGGTGAGCTATGGCGACCGACCGCCCCGTGGAGCCCAGAAGATTCAAGCCATTCCCCCGGCACCGCCGCCGATCGCGCCAACAAAGCCTGGTCCGACTGCGAAAGAGGAAGCCCCGTCAGGGGCATCCGAGACACAGGCGGCCATTGCCCGCCTGAACCTGCTGGCTGCCATGAATAACTATCAGAATAGCCTGCAGACCACGCGCACCCCGCCGCCACAGAATGTCTACTTACCTGGTTTTATCGGACCTTATTTTCCTTATGGCCCGCACCGATTCCGCGAAAGACACCCGCCGCATTACCGCCGACAGGCGACTCCTCCATCACGACGGCCGTCCATGGTGCTGCTGCCGCCCCCAGCACCGCCTTCCGCCTACTCTTCGCCGGTGCTTATACCTTAA
- a CDS encoding SLBB domain-containing protein yields the protein MHHSTRVHVLAHGQMLASLPIAQALHKHVPLAPGERLVEISGAPVQISVLGSGMRKPDIYGFDGNVPVSEVLAKAGGLNSNTADYRYVLLYHPEANGRTQLVVFHWDTGAGFLAAQWYLVQNNSVLYVSSQPIVKLNKALNLLLNVALPVQVFKEVFTQQAAAISIPAQTAN from the coding sequence ATGCATCACAGTACCCGTGTTCATGTCCTGGCCCATGGACAGATGCTGGCCAGCCTACCCATCGCCCAGGCACTCCACAAACACGTTCCATTGGCCCCAGGAGAGCGGCTGGTGGAGATTAGCGGCGCCCCAGTGCAGATCAGCGTTTTGGGATCAGGAATGCGCAAGCCTGACATATATGGCTTTGACGGAAACGTGCCGGTCAGCGAGGTCCTGGCCAAGGCCGGTGGCCTGAACAGCAATACAGCCGATTATCGCTACGTTCTCCTTTATCATCCCGAGGCCAACGGCCGAACGCAGTTGGTCGTGTTCCATTGGGACACCGGCGCCGGATTCCTGGCGGCTCAATGGTATCTGGTCCAGAACAACAGCGTGCTCTATGTCTCCAGCCAGCCGATTGTCAAGCTGAACAAGGCATTGAACCTGCTGCTGAATGTCGCTCTTCCTGTTCAGGTCTTCAAGGAGGTGTTCACCCAGCAGGCGGCCGCCATTAGTATTCCTGCCCAGACAGCGAATTAG